One window of Chryseobacterium sp. JJR-5R genomic DNA carries:
- a CDS encoding DUF3060 domain-containing protein, with the protein MITIKKALAVSVFFIGFQVASAQTGTSSQNGKNIEVNGVGNTKTYSSDGGNAVIAGVENVITINGYITRLTVSGSGNKVYADKVSRIIIEGTDNKVFYNTAPTKTGKPAVSVTGVANSVQKR; encoded by the coding sequence ATGATCACGATAAAAAAAGCATTGGCAGTTTCGGTTTTCTTCATCGGTTTCCAAGTTGCAAGTGCCCAAACCGGAACAAGCAGTCAGAACGGGAAAAATATTGAAGTCAATGGTGTAGGAAACACAAAGACCTATTCTTCAGATGGCGGAAATGCTGTAATTGCAGGTGTTGAAAATGTAATTACCATCAACGGCTACATAACCAGGCTTACAGTATCCGGTTCCGGCAATAAGGTGTATGCCGATAAAGTATCCCGTATCATAATCGAAGGAACAGATAATAAAGTATTCTATAATACGGCACCTACAAAAACAGGAAAGCCTGCAGTTTCCGTTACAGGAGTGGCCAACAGTGTTCAAAAAAGATAG
- a CDS encoding acyl-CoA thioesterase gives MDNKPITFQFISEPSDVNYGGNVHGGSVMKWIDQAGYACATTWSGNYSVTVYVGGIRFYEPIKIGEIVKVEAQVIYTGSSSMHISINVFSRNLKQPTFDKKTHCIIVFVAVDENGKKLPVPKWIPETEQDRQNEHYAIRLMELRTQIEDEMKPFL, from the coding sequence ATGGACAACAAGCCGATTACTTTCCAGTTTATTTCCGAACCTTCTGATGTGAACTACGGAGGAAACGTCCACGGCGGCAGCGTGATGAAATGGATTGACCAGGCCGGATATGCCTGTGCAACCACCTGGAGCGGCAATTATTCGGTTACGGTGTATGTGGGCGGGATCCGTTTTTACGAGCCTATCAAAATCGGGGAAATTGTAAAAGTGGAAGCCCAGGTTATTTATACCGGTTCTTCCAGCATGCATATTTCGATCAATGTTTTTTCCCGGAACCTGAAACAGCCGACCTTTGACAAAAAAACACACTGCATCATCGTCTTTGTAGCGGTGGATGAAAACGGCAAAAAGCTTCCGGTACCGAAATGGATCCCTGAAACTGAACAGGACCGGCAGAACGAGCATTATGCCATACGCCTGATGGAGCTCAGAACGCAGATTGAAGATGAGATGAAACCCTTCTTATAA
- a CDS encoding voltage-gated chloride channel family protein, with product MPKQHKTTSRKAKFHIRFFFRKYPALPYVIKWLCISLVIGLSIGSASAGFLISLQWATDFREHHIRMVALLPAAGFLTGLMYHYFGKDVEAGNNLLLETIHHPEKRIPFKMVPFVYLGTMATHFFGGSAGREGTALQMAGAIADQFSKPFKLTDSERRTLITAAIAAGFGSVFGTPLAGAVFGLEVFLAGKIRYRAIFPAFVSAVLADITTDFWGAQHTHYHIDRIPDLGFFPVLYSVLAGIIFGICAAAFSKSLQRMGAVFRSKISYPPFRPVAGGIIIAVLVLAMGTTRYAGLGIPVISESFEKQLPFCDFALKIIFTVITLSAGFKGGEVTPLFFIGATLGSALSSFIPLPFGLLAGMGFVAVFAGAANTPLACMLMGIELFGAECGVYVAVACVVSYLFSGRNSIYSGQKTGEEKNSRYGSDRDRNFSDV from the coding sequence ATGCCTAAACAACATAAAACAACAAGCCGTAAAGCAAAATTCCATATCCGGTTTTTCTTCAGGAAATACCCGGCACTGCCTTATGTTATTAAATGGCTCTGCATCAGCCTTGTGATCGGGCTGTCCATAGGATCAGCTTCTGCAGGTTTCCTGATATCACTGCAATGGGCAACTGATTTCAGGGAACATCATATCCGGATGGTTGCCTTACTGCCGGCTGCAGGTTTTCTGACCGGGCTTATGTACCATTATTTCGGAAAAGATGTCGAGGCAGGAAATAACCTGTTGCTGGAGACCATCCACCATCCGGAAAAAAGAATTCCTTTTAAAATGGTACCCTTTGTGTATCTGGGAACGATGGCTACCCATTTTTTCGGAGGCTCTGCCGGCCGTGAAGGTACGGCGCTCCAGATGGCCGGGGCCATTGCCGATCAGTTCAGCAAACCATTTAAGCTTACGGACAGCGAAAGGAGAACCCTCATTACTGCTGCCATTGCTGCCGGTTTCGGTTCAGTGTTCGGGACTCCGCTGGCCGGCGCTGTTTTCGGGCTTGAAGTATTTCTTGCAGGAAAGATCCGGTACCGGGCTATTTTCCCGGCATTTGTATCAGCAGTGCTTGCCGACATCACAACTGATTTCTGGGGTGCGCAGCATACGCATTATCACATTGACCGGATCCCTGACCTTGGGTTCTTTCCTGTTCTATACAGTGTCCTGGCAGGGATTATTTTCGGGATCTGTGCTGCAGCTTTCAGCAAGTCCCTGCAAAGAATGGGTGCTGTTTTCAGGTCGAAAATCAGCTATCCGCCGTTCCGGCCTGTTGCAGGCGGAATTATTATAGCAGTGCTGGTATTGGCCATGGGAACAACCCGGTATGCAGGCCTGGGCATCCCGGTAATATCAGAATCTTTTGAAAAACAGCTTCCGTTCTGTGATTTTGCGTTAAAAATCATTTTTACCGTCATTACCCTTTCTGCAGGTTTTAAGGGCGGAGAAGTGACCCCTCTGTTCTTTATCGGGGCTACTTTAGGCAGTGCGCTTTCATCGTTCATTCCGCTGCCGTTCGGTTTACTGGCCGGAATGGGATTTGTTGCCGTTTTTGCAGGGGCTGCCAATACGCCGCTCGCCTGCATGCTGATGGGCATTGAGTTATTCGGGGCCGAATGCGGAGTATACGTGGCGGTTGCCTGTGTGGTTTCTTACCTTTTTTCCGGCCGGAACAGTATTTATTCCGGGCAGAAAACAGGGGAAGAAAAAAACAGCCGGTATGGCTCTGACCGCGACCGGAACTTTTCGGATGTCTGA
- a CDS encoding arsenate reductase family protein, with protein MKKVFYLNTCDTCRKILGQFNLTGWELREIKKEPITKEELEAMHSITQSYEALINKKSTQIKLRELDLKTLDENDFKEMLLDHYTFLKRPVFLTDDHIFIGNDKKNLEALKAFF; from the coding sequence ATGAAAAAAGTATTTTATCTCAATACATGCGATACCTGCAGAAAGATTCTGGGGCAGTTCAATTTAACGGGCTGGGAACTTCGCGAAATTAAAAAAGAACCCATTACAAAAGAGGAACTAGAGGCCATGCACAGCATCACGCAGTCTTATGAAGCGCTGATCAATAAGAAATCAACACAGATCAAATTAAGAGAGCTTGATCTGAAGACTTTGGATGAAAATGATTTTAAAGAAATGCTTCTGGACCACTACACATTTCTAAAACGCCCTGTATTCCTTACGGATGACCATATTTTTATCGGAAACGACAAAAAAAACCTGGAAGCCCTGAAAGCTTTTTTCTAA
- a CDS encoding sugar phosphate isomerase/epimerase produces MHRRDFLQLSSLGFLGLYSCGSINFKNRKNTLGIQLYTVRDAISENPEKTLERLAGSGFTELEIYGYNGSFFRKTKNEFQAILKNTGLKVISSHHTTGILHAEKGTLLNRWEQSVDDLHAIGAKYMVCSYLFPEERTDDNYRKLPELLNRSGEITEQAGIRMAYHNHDFEFEKFDETKNIYDFILENSSSDLVKMELDLYWISKAGLDPLIYFEKYPKRFPLWHVKDMKAGTKDFSEIGNGTIDFERIFEAKEKAGLEHWFLEQDSSDRDIFESIAISRKYISENGFFLK; encoded by the coding sequence ATGCACAGAAGAGATTTTTTACAGCTTTCCTCACTGGGGTTTTTAGGCCTTTATTCCTGCGGGAGCATAAATTTTAAAAACAGAAAAAACACATTGGGAATACAGTTATACACTGTCCGTGACGCGATTTCAGAAAACCCGGAAAAGACCCTGGAAAGGCTGGCAGGTTCCGGTTTTACAGAGCTTGAAATTTACGGATACAACGGAAGTTTTTTCAGGAAAACCAAAAATGAATTTCAGGCCATCTTAAAGAATACAGGGCTGAAAGTAATCAGTTCACATCATACCACCGGGATTCTCCATGCCGAAAAGGGAACGCTGTTGAACAGATGGGAACAGTCGGTGGATGATCTGCATGCAATCGGAGCGAAATATATGGTCTGCTCCTATCTTTTTCCTGAAGAGCGCACAGATGATAACTACCGGAAACTCCCTGAACTGCTCAACCGGTCCGGAGAAATCACCGAACAGGCAGGAATCCGGATGGCTTACCACAACCACGATTTTGAGTTTGAAAAATTCGATGAAACAAAAAATATTTATGACTTTATTTTAGAAAATTCTTCATCAGATTTAGTAAAAATGGAATTGGATTTATATTGGATTTCAAAAGCAGGCTTAGATCCATTAATTTATTTTGAAAAATATCCGAAAAGATTTCCATTATGGCATGTCAAAGACATGAAAGCAGGAACAAAAGACTTTTCAGAAATCGGAAACGGAACGATTGACTTTGAAAGAATTTTTGAAGCCAAAGAAAAAGCCGGTCTCGAACATTGGTTCCTGGAACAGGATTCGAGTGACAGGGATATTTTTGAGAGTATAGCCATCAGCAGAAAGTACATCTCGGAAAACGGTTTTTTTCTGAAATAA